The DNA segment ATAATTTTAAACCCCCAATCGCTCCAGATCCTCCCAAATTGGACCGATAAAATTCATATCCCTTCTTAAGACCCCTGTTAGAATGAGTCGAACCCTTCAAGTCTTAGTCTTTTTTGTAGTAACTTCGACCATCCTATACACACCATATCTCCACCCATCTCCAGAACTCTCTTTTCCTAACGAAACTCCTGAATCAAAACCTCTCTTAAGAGTTCTTCCCGCTTTCAGGAAAGAAGAATGTGACTGGGCGATTCGCTGGGACGTATGTCTGCGATGCGTTTCGAGTAGATATAGGTATGCACAAAGGATACATTTTTATCCTTCCGGAGTATATAGAGAACATGGATGTTATTCTGAGGAGAAAGGTTTCTTTTTGATAAAAGAAGACTAAGATGAGGAAAGAGAGAAAGAGCCGGAGTGTTCCGGCCCTTTGTCATTAGAAATTACTTCTTACAAGTAGCAAGAGCTGCAAGTGATTTAGAAGATTTTAAACAAGTAAGATCATATTTACCAGTCATACACTCTTTGAGTAGATGGCCGGAAATTTGACCTTGCATAGCTTTCAGTTTTTCTGCCTGCTCAGGAGTTTGACCAACTGCAAGGTTGGAAATCAATTCGTTTACAACTGGATCACATTCTGCTTGGCTCACTTTCGCTCCGCCGCAAGAAATAAGACCTGCAAAGATTAGAATCGTAAGGATCGAAAAAAACGTGTTTTTCATGCAAAGACCTCTGCGAATTTTTAATTCTATGTCGCTAATATTAGCCCGAGTCGAATCTCTAACTAGATAAGATCGAAAATTTCCAAAACCTTGGAGAATTCCGACAGTTTAACGACGAAGGCCATTCTAACGATTCCCATTCTATAGAAAAGTTATTTTTTAGTCGGGAAGATAGTTATGCCGTAATAGGAAACGGACTTTTCTCCCTTGAAGGTCAGTATTCTTTTTTTGGAGTCGTACTTCCAAGTTCCCGCGTTCACCAATACTTCGAAACCTTTTCCGTAATGTATTTCAGGAAGAAAGATCTCTGCTACTGGAATTTCATCTCCTTCTTTTCGGAAAGAATATTTGAACATGGATTTTTCCATATCAAAACTGATCGCTTCCGGATTTCCCTTGGTTCGTATCGGATAAGGTCTGGAGAATGCGCGTACTGCCCTTCCCCCATCTTCATCTATACTTTTAGGAGTGTCCAAAGAATAGAGTGAAAGATCTTCTTCATTCCATCTATCTCCTAAACTGTGGGTATTATCAGGAGTGTAATTCCATAGAGTGTAATGTACGAAATTTTTCTCGATAGAAGTTATGATACGATCCAGAGAAGCTTCTAAGTGAGAATAATTTTTTGTTCGGAACGCCAAACGTCCGTTCATATCCATCGGGATCCCGGTTTCTCCGATCACTGTAGGACAGTTGTTCATCTTCTTGATGGAAACTTCTTTGATCATTCGGATCGTATCTTCGTAGGCCTTCTTTACATTCTGCTTTCCGAATATTGGGATTTGTTTGAAGATATGAACTCCGAACCAAGGAATAAAACGTTTGAACATCAAGACGGAGACATCGTACCAATGAGTCGCGTTGATTACAGTTCCTTCTCCCTTTTTTGGTTTTTCGTCCCAGTCCAATTCTAAACTTCCCGGATCCGACTCCACAAAGATGGAGAATTTTTTCTGAACGGATTGAATCCTAGTTTTGAATCTTTTTATAAATGGAAGCATGAATTCAGGGTAGAATTCTATCTTTCTTCCCCTATACTTATTAAAATAATCGGGGCGAAGCAACATTGGAGCGCCATTCGGATCGTAATCCCAAACTCCATGTTGTCTCCAAATACAATGTTTTCCTTCCTGCCAAAGAGGAACCGACTTAGTATTTAATTTCGTTTTTCCTAAATTAAATCCCGTAAATCCGAGCATATACGCATTATTTGCTCGCACTGTTCTTCCTTCGGATAAGAACATTTCTTGGAAAGGAGAAGTAGTTAGAAGTTTTCCGAAACCAAGCCCTGAAAATTCCCCTATATTCTTTTTACCGATCCATCCGGGAGAAGGTTCGTTCAAAGAATCGAATCCTAATACGTTCTTGTATTTTGCAACCTTCTTCGCGATTCTACACATTGCTTCTATATAATGATCTTGTAAAAAGGTCTCTACATTCTTTCCATGAATGGAAAGTTTAGGTGCGAATGTTTTTCCCCCAAAGAACAGAGTGAACATTGTAGCGCAGGCATATTTCTGATAGTTTAAAGGCCAGGACATTCTTCTGTAATTCCTGCCTTGAAAATGATGAACGATTACAGTATCGGAATCTTTAATATTCTCGATATTCATTCCGACTTCTTCCAAAGTCCAACCGGGAGCGCCGTCTCCGCCGGTGAATCTGGACCAAACATCCTGGTGAGGATCTATAAAAACGTAGAATCCTTTTTTGTCGGCGAGTGCCACCATTCTTTCAATATAATCTAAATAAGCCTGATCGTACTTTCCAGGACCTGCGTGTTCCACTGCTTCCCAAGTAACAAGAAAACGAAGAAAGTTAAATCCCCACTTTCTCAGTCGATCCAAATGTTCTGCGGCTTCTTTCTCTTCTAAAGGCCTTCCTACGAAAGAAACTTTTCTATGATCATGAAAACTTAATGATTGATCGAAATGTGTGGTCCCATCCGGTTTAAAAGGAAGTTTGGTGCTCCCTGAAAGATTTACCCCTCTCAATTGG comes from the Leptospira dzoumogneensis genome and includes:
- a CDS encoding TIGR04454 family lipoprotein; the protein is MKNTFFSILTILIFAGLISCGGAKVSQAECDPVVNELISNLAVGQTPEQAEKLKAMQGQISGHLLKECMTGKYDLTCLKSSKSLAALATCKK
- a CDS encoding glycoside hydrolase family 5 protein → MLEIKVEDGNFIDSEGYILQLRGVNLSGSTKLPFKPDGTTHFDQSLSFHDHRKVSFVGRPLEEKEAAEHLDRLRKWGFNFLRFLVTWEAVEHAGPGKYDQAYLDYIERMVALADKKGFYVFIDPHQDVWSRFTGGDGAPGWTLEEVGMNIENIKDSDTVIVHHFQGRNYRRMSWPLNYQKYACATMFTLFFGGKTFAPKLSIHGKNVETFLQDHYIEAMCRIAKKVAKYKNVLGFDSLNEPSPGWIGKKNIGEFSGLGFGKLLTTSPFQEMFLSEGRTVRANNAYMLGFTGFNLGKTKLNTKSVPLWQEGKHCIWRQHGVWDYDPNGAPMLLRPDYFNKYRGRKIEFYPEFMLPFIKRFKTRIQSVQKKFSIFVESDPGSLELDWDEKPKKGEGTVINATHWYDVSVLMFKRFIPWFGVHIFKQIPIFGKQNVKKAYEDTIRMIKEVSIKKMNNCPTVIGETGIPMDMNGRLAFRTKNYSHLEASLDRIITSIEKNFVHYTLWNYTPDNTHSLGDRWNEEDLSLYSLDTPKSIDEDGGRAVRAFSRPYPIRTKGNPEAISFDMEKSMFKYSFRKEGDEIPVAEIFLPEIHYGKGFEVLVNAGTWKYDSKKRILTFKGEKSVSYYGITIFPTKK